In Macadamia integrifolia cultivar HAES 741 unplaced genomic scaffold, SCU_Mint_v3 scaffold954, whole genome shotgun sequence, one DNA window encodes the following:
- the LOC122070620 gene encoding uncharacterized protein LOC122070620: MEDITPPTEGTSVTESSSSRNTKKKRGPSKSVKTMAIPHGQPVKLRANHLNQLIGDEAAQFSTYLGTLIRSQKMMPLNYEDWRYVPEHYKEQLWNHIQYKYEIPIQCQKHVRQQISGIWRAFKKELKKQTIKKYGCLENSQPDDRVPADQWRDLVAIWTFAKKKAISEKNKDNRKLQVLNHSSGRMSYARVGEKLSKEHPTGKWPGRVKVFLITHKKRGTNQPTDERSRIVMAKIKQKQSELPPELRDNSDEEDNIYREACGEEGHGRVRGIGLGHNWLKGKGSGKKR; encoded by the exons ATGGAGGATATAACCCCACCTACAGAGGGTACTAGTGTCactgaatcatcttcttcaagaA ataccaagaagaaaagagggccAAGTAAAAGTGTCAAAACAATGGCAATTCCTCATGGCCAACCAGTGAAGTTAAGAGCAAATCACCTAAATCAGTTAATTGGTGATGAAGCTGCCCAATTTAGTACATATTTGGGCACTTTGATTAGGAGCCAAAAAATGATGCCACTTAACTATGAAGATTGGAGATATGTTCCAGAACACTATAAGGAACAACTTTGGAACCATATCCAG TATAAATATGAAATACCAATTCAATGTCAGAAACATGTACGCCAACAAATTAGTGGCATATGGCGGGCGTTcaaaaaagaattgaagaaacAAACAATTAAGAAATATGGGTGTCTTGAAAATTCTCAACCAGATGATAGGGTCCCAGCAGATCAGTGGCGTGATCTTGTAGCAATATGGACATTTGCGAAAAAGAAG GCAATTagtgaaaaaaacaaagataacAGAAAACTCCAGGTTCTGAATCATAGTTCTGGGAGGATGAGTTATGCAAGGGTGGGAGAGAAGCTG AGTAAGGAGCATCCCACTGGGAAATGGCCAGGCAGGGTAAAAGTATTTTTAATCACGCATAAAAAAAGGGGAACTAACCAACCTACAGATGAGAGATCTAGAATTGTTATg GCCAAAATAAAGCAAAAGCAGAGTGAGTTGCCTCCAGAGTTGAGAGATAATAGTGATGAAGAGGACAATATCTATAGAGAAGCTTGTGGCGAGGAAGGCCATGGACGTGTGCGTGGTATTGGGCTTGGT CACAATTGGctgaaagggaaaggaagtggcAAGAAGAGATGA
- the LOC122070614 gene encoding subtilisin-like protease SBT1.3: MALSGNILAAWIPNQPVNPKDPTMETFQIEFGTSISFSYVATVTTLLPSTHPTWSLATIRSAMLTTSSILNNYDRPIVRNNDYESQTPLAFGTGHVNPQRALDPGLIYDADVDDYPGNLNYPSIPTLFSHERRIQVLKRTLTNVAEETPETYTVKVISPKSNKVAIRVIPKKLTFKKIYQKYSYEVKLKSKFNGTTDVEYAYIVWESENHFVRILVVFMWRNL; encoded by the exons ATGGCGCTAAGTGGCAACATCTTGGCTGCCTGGATTCCTAACCAGCCAGTCAATCCGAAAGATCCAACGATGGAAACATTCCAAATTGAATTCGGGACCTCCATTTCTTTTTCATATGTTGCTACTGTTACAACATTGCTTCCGTCAACACATCCCACATGGTCGCTCGCAACAATCCGGTCTGCCATGTTGACAACTTCAAGTATATTGAACAACTATGATCGTCCAATAGTTAGAAACAATGACTACGAGTCACAAACCCCTCTTGCATTTGGGACTGGACATGTCAATCCACAGAGAGCCCTGGATCCTGGTCTCATATATGATGCAGATGTAGATGATTAT CCAGGGAACCTTAATTACCCTTCAATTCCGACATTATTTAGCCATGAGAGGAgaattcaagtgttgaagagaACATTGACAAATGTAGCTGAAGAGACACCAGAAACTTACACAGTGAAGGTTATCAGTCCAAAATCAAACAAAGTGGCAATTCGGGTTATACCTAAGAAGCTCacatttaagaaaatatatcaGAAGTACAGTTATGAAGTAAAGCTTAAGAGTAAGTTCAATGGAACCACTGATGTGGAGTATGCCTACATTGTTTGGGAAAGTGAAAATCACTTTGTTAGGATCCTTGTTGTGTTCATGTGGAGAAACCTCTGA